The Mobula hypostoma unplaced genomic scaffold, sMobHyp1.1 scaffold_127, whole genome shotgun sequence genome includes the window TGAAGTTTCCTTCAGTGGGACGTGGGGAACGGTCTGTGACGATTCATGGGACAGAAACGATGCTGCTGTCGTCTGTCGCCAACAAAACTGTGGGGATCCAGTCCTGGCTTCCGGGGGGATACTATTCCCTCTTGGGAACGGCACTATTTGGATGGACAAGGTCAAATGCAAAGGGAGTGAGAATTTTCTGTGGGATTGCCAATTCTCTACATTGCAACGTCATGACTGTGGGCAGAAAGAAACCGTCAGTGTGATATGTTCTGGTCAGTATTCGAATGATGCTACTACTTCTCGTCAATTCCACTTAATTTCTAGTCATATCTTAATCTCTTAACACAACACTAGAATTGACCTTGATATCTTCGAATGGGTATCAGAAAATTAACCTTTTCAGCTTTGGTTGTCCTAGTCCTCAGCTGCTGGTGCCGTTCTGCTCTATGTTCAACACAATTTTCTTTCTCTGCatatctgtaattttctttgagCATTTATTTCCCTTGAAGCCCATGTTTTAAACCCACGTTTCCATCTCCTTACCTCTTAAAATTTCACGCTCTATTTGCACCCCTGTGACGCAGCTGGTGTTCGAATTGAAATCTTCACACAACCTCGAACTTCCCGGAAAAAAAGCCTGGGCGAGATgagtatttatatattttttttcttcactGAGCAGTACTTTTAAGTTTACGTTTAACATTATAATGCTCAGAATTAAATTTAAATCCTGGCAAAcacatggaaacaacaggaattctgcagatgctggaaattcaagcaacacacataaaagtttctggtgaacgcagcaagccaggcagcatctctaggaagaggtacagtcgacgtttcaggccgagacccttcgtcaggacacatgGAAAAGTCGCTTAATGTAGTTTGACATTTTTTGTCCGCTCCGATAGCTGAATCCGTGATTTAATGAAAGGCAGGTTGTAATATTCATTTACTTGGGGTTACAGCACGGTCACAGGCATTTCTGGCCCAAATAGACGGCGCCGCCCAATTATGGTCAGGTGACCAATTCACCTAATAACCCCTCCATCTTTGAACAgtcggagaaaacccacgctgTCGGGGGTGTATGTACAATCTACtttcagacagcagtggaattgtaCCCAGGTTTCTGACGCTATGCGCTTCCGTGCTGCTCCTGACAAAATATAATTAAATTTGTTTAACGTCTTTCTTTCAGATCACCAGCCACATTCTCCTACTTTTAGTAATCTGAGAGCCTTCATTTACGCcacccctttcattcctggttcTCTTCTCGTAATCGTTTCTCTCTACCTGATCAAACTCCAACGAAGACAGTTCCAGAATGGTTGGTAAATCTTTTCTAATCACCTTGATGAATAACTGTAAAGTAATTTAACATTCATCATGTTGATTCCTTGTTATATGCTATGTTCAAAGAATTGAGAGTGCATAAAGAGATGAATAGACTCTAAATTGCTGTCAAAAATACTCACGTCTCGACTATTTCAGCGTGGATTGTAGTTGTATTTTTCCTTGGTAAGATGAGCTGGAAAATACAAGTTGGCTCCACAACGCAGCTTGG containing:
- the LOC134342150 gene encoding scavenger receptor cysteine-rich type 1 protein M130-like; translation: MDKVKCKGSENFLWDCQFSTLQRHDCGQKETVSVICSDHQPHSPTFSNLRAFIYATPFIPGSLLVIVSLYLIKLQRRQFQNGDKKSRPSTHKFAEPFYEEIAIQETGPGVGDAQSISSADKLEYYLDGDLHGDQNEDMEESPLPLDENFGEEYNDIE